Genomic DNA from Haloplanus sp. HW8-1:
GGTCGACGCCGTGGACCTGTCGCACCGCGGCGTCGTCGTCCTTGTCCAGCAGGGTCTCGACCGCGTCGTCGACGCTCGCACCCTCGTCCATGAGGCGGGTCGCCTTCACGCCCAGCGGGACGCTGACGAGCGACTGCGTGCTCACGACGCCGTTCGTCGAGAGGAAGGGGGCCAGCGAGCCGACGGCCGGGGCCTTGGTCGCGATCGCGACGCCGTGGACGCCGTTCCGTGTCGCACAGATCGAGTACGTCATCGGTTACCAGATCTCCTTGGCTCTGAACTCGCGGATCGTGTACGCGATGATGATGATGCTCACGACGACGGCCCCGGCGATGCCGAGGCCGACGACGGCGACGAAGAACTGCTGGCTCACCGTCAGCGGGAGGGGGAGCGGGAGCACGCTCACTCACCCCCCTCGGGCGCCGAGCGCCCGGCCCGCTGGAGCTTTCGCCAGTCGAACTCGCTCGGCCAGACGACCGTGCTGCCGGCGGTGATGAGAAACGACAGCCACCCGCTGGCGATGATCCCCTGGAGGTTGCCGACGGTGAAGTACACCGCGTAGCCGCCGACGATGGCGACGAGTGCGGCGACGAACGCGCCGGTCGGGTTCGTCTTCTCCGACCAGAGGCCGAGCACGATCGGGAAGATGAACGCCGCGTTGATCACGCCGAGGAAGATCAGCATCTGGAGCATCGTCAGGATCCGCGGCAGACTCAACAGGAGGCCGAGGACCCCGACGACGACGGTGAGGTACTTGCCGTACTGCAGGCTCTCGTCGTCGGTGACGCCCTCCTTGACGCGGGGGAGGAGGTCGTGCATCAGGAGCGTGGCGAGCGCGTTGATGCTCGCCGCCGTCGTCGAGGCGAGCGCGCTCCAGACGGCGACCAGGAACAGCCAGCCGGCGAACTGGCCGCCGTACACCTGCGCGACCAGCGGAGCGACCTGGTTGATCTGCTCCGGTTCCCGCCCGAAGGCGAGCGCGACGAACGCGAGGCTCGCGACGGCCAGGGGGACCAGCGCCCACCCGATGCCGCTCAGCATGAACATCTTGAGGACGTCCTCCTGGCGGATCGCGTACGCGCGCTGCCAGAAGGTGTTGTCCATGAACACCTCGCCGATGCCGAAGAAGGCGCCGCCGAACATGAACAGGAGCGCCGCCTGGTTGGTGAGGTTCAGGCTCGACGGGGCGTTTTCGAGCATGCCGTTCTGACATCCTCCCACGACTGAAGTCGTGGGGTTCCACGGTCACAGACCGTGCCCACGACGGAGAGGTTCCCCACTCGCGTCGTTCGGTGGGGTTGTGGGCCGTGCCAGTCCGGCCCCCGACTCGGATAGCGGGCTTCATCTACCGCCGCGCTGGCGTGCATATCCTTACCCGAGACTCGGTAGCACAACCGACGATACGAACCGTGGTAGTTGTTTCGGCTGTTGTCGGATTCATCCCACGGCTGAAGCCGTGGGCTTTCTCCTTGAACCGCTGTAAACCGGCGTGAAGCCCACCTGGAAGTAGACGAGCGGCGGGACCACGATGGCCACGACCAGGATCAACAGCACCTGGAAGTAGGCGACGCCGGCGACGCTTCGGAAGCCGCCGAAATACGAGTAGGTGATCACGACGGCGAAGGTGAGGACGACCGAGACCATGTACGGAATCTCGAAGATCTGTTCGAGGAGGACGCCCCCACCGATGCCCTGTGTCACGATGAGTCCGAGGACGTAGACGATCAACAGGGCGATGAACAGGTAGTAGTTCTTGCCGTCGTAGCGGGTCCCGTAGTAGTCCCCGACCGACTTGCCGTGGGGGATCACCTGGTGGATGCGCTTCGAGAGGAAGCCGAACAGGACCACCCCGCTGCCGCCGATGAGCGCGTAACCCAGGGCGCCCGTGATCCCGAAGTTGTACGCGCTCTCCGGGGCCGCGAGCATCGTGTTCCCCGTGATCCAGAACGCGAGCAGCGACGTCATTCCGAAGGCGACGCCCAACTTGCCGCTGCCGACGATGTACTCGTCGGCGCCCTCCACGCGACGTGAGAAGTACCAGCCGGCACCGATGAACACCAGCCCCAAGACGAGGACGATGCCGACGTTGATCCAGGGTAGTGCCATGAGTCAGTTCGAGGTGGATTGGTCGTCCGCGAGGCCGGTATCCCCGGTGCTTTCGTCCTCGATACTCGGCGGATGTCTCGTGCCGTAGACGCCGAAGTACGGCGCGACCAGCAACCCAGTCAACACCAGCAACAGCCCGATCGCGAGGTAGACCCAGGTCATGGTCGATACCAGTGCCATAGTACAGGACCTCGTGGCGTGTCTCGACGTATATAGCTTATTAATGTTTGATATGAAAAACGACGGGTAGAGCAACTAAATCCCAGATATACTTGTATTTCAAAAATTATTTTTCTCTTAGAGTTATATAGAAAACTACGCTGGAGTTAGAAAAATGAAACGCAAATGACGGCCAGTCGGAATTCGAGTCGATAAATGACAATACGGAAATTTCGTTTTACATAATCCGGAACAGCGATCCGGCGCCCTCACGACGGCTCGGCGGTAGCGAGGCGTGCGAGCGCGGCCGCGAGAACCCGGGTCGCGCGGGCGCAGTCCGTCCAGTCGGTCCACTCCCGAGGGTTGTGGGAGATGCCGTCCCGCGACGGCGCAAAGAGGAGTCCGGCGTCGGTCACCCGCGCGACTTCCATGGTGTCGTGACCGGCGCCCGAGTGGAGGTCCATCGTCTCGACGCCGCTTCGGTCCCCGCCGGCGTGGATCGCCGCCCGGCAGCGGTCGGACATGTCGACCGGTCGGATGTCGACGTACCGATCCAGCCGCGTCTCGACGCCGCGCTGGCGTTCGATGCGGGCGAGGCTCTCCCGGGCCCGCCGGACGAGATACGCCATCGACGACGCCTCCACGTCGCGGATGTCGAGGCCGAGTCGGACGTGCCCGGGGACGACGTTGGGGCCGTTGGGCGAGAGGTCGACCCTGCCGACGGTGGCGACGGCCGTGTCGCTCGCCGTCTCGACCACCTCGTTGGCGGCGTCCTCGACGTCGAGTGCGAACTCGGCGGCGCCGAGGAAGGCGTCCCGTCGACGGTCCATCGGCGTCGTTCCGGCGTGGTTCGCCTCGCCGTCGATGTCGATCCGACAGTGGGTGATGCCGGTGACCGAGGTGACGACGCCGACGGGGACGTTTCGCTCCTCGAGGCGGGTCCCCTGTTCGACGTGGAGTTCGAGCCACGCGTCCCACGCCGCCGCGTCGAGTCGGTCCGTCCCGCGGTAGCCGATGGCCGAGAGCACGTCGGCCAGTCGCTCCCCCCGGTCGTCGGTCAGGTCGAGCGCCTCGTCGACCGACAGCGCGCCGGTCGCGACCTTCGAGCCGAGGAGTGGCGTGTCGAACCGGTGGCCCTCCTCCTCGGTGAACGACACCACGTCGACGGGACGGGCCGGTTCGACGTCCGCCTCCTGCATCGCTCGAACCGCCTCGAGGGCGGCGTAGACGCCAAGCGGTCCGTCGAAGATGCCGCCCTCGGGAACGGAATCGAGGTGGCTCCCCGCGGCGACGGGCGGGGCGTCCGGGTCGGCGCTCGCCGGGTGCCAGCGGCCGACGACGTTCCCCACCGCGTCGACGCTCACGGAGAGGCCCGCCGATTCGAGTCGCGCGACGAGATACTCCCGCGCCCGCTCGTCGGCCTCGCTCCCGGTTGGTACCGTCCGGCCGTGGCCCCGGTCGACGTCGATGGCACCGAACTCCCCGGTCGATTCGATGTCGTCACGGAGACGGTCGACACTGACCTCCATACCTCGTGGTTCATTTCCAAAATTATCAATCTGTGGCCTCTTACCCGCCGATTTCGGGGTTCCCGATTGTCAGCATCTCGGGCCGCGGAGGCCGGCCGTACGGTCCGGATTCGCCCGCCCTCGGCGCGGCGACCCGCCGCCGTCGGGTGACGCCGTGGGCGACGGCGGCGTGACATATCTCGACAGCGGGATCGGTGATCCGGGGGCGTCGTAACGGCGTCTCGGCCACGGCATGCAAACGTCTAACACGGAGTGTGCACCTAGAGGCGGTATGTCCACCCCGCTCGACGGCGACGAGCCGTCTCGCCTGTTGAAGACGGCCGCGACCACCCTCGACGTGCTCGACGCGCTCAAGGAGACCGGCGGCACGACCGCCGCCGAACTCGCGGAGCGGCTCGACCTCTCGGAGACGACGACGTACAACCAGCTCACCACCCTCCGCGAACACGAGTTCGTCGTCAAGGACGGCACGGAGTACCGGTTGAGCGGGAAACACCTCCTCTTCGGCGAGCAGGTCCGCCAGGGGAACGCCCTCTACCAGCACGGCCGGGAGGAACTTGAGGAAATCGCGGCCCAGACCGGGGAGTACGCCCAACTGGTCATCGAACAGTTCGGCCGGGGGATCATCGTCTACGAGACGCGGGGCGACGACGCCATCGGCGAGGCCTTCCAGGCCCGGCTCCAGCAGGAGGCGTTCGACCTCCACTACACCGCGGCCGGGAAGGCCATCCTCGCACACCTCCCGGACGCCCGGGTCGGGGAGATCATCGCCGATCACGGCCTGACGGGACGGACCGCCCAGACGATCACCGACCGGGACCGTCTCCGGGAGGAGTTGGCCGAGATCCGGGAGCGGGGCTACGCGTTCAACGACGAGGAACAGGTGGAGGGGCTCCGCGTCGTCGGCGCCCCGATCCGCGGCCCCGAGGGGGAGGTGCTGGGTGCCCTGAGCGTCTCCGGGCCGACGAGCCGGATGCAGGACGAGCGGTACCACGAGGAGCTCCCGCGGCTGGTGACCAAGACGGCGAACCTGATCGAGGTCAACATCAACATGGCCCGGCGGAGCGAGCCGGCGTGAGCGGGGGCGGCCGACGGGGCGGTCGCGAGCGACGACGAAGCGCCACAGGTCGCGTTAACTTTGGCATCGATTCCACCAGACAGCGAGGGCTTGGAGCCACGATTCTGCTGTCGTCGGCTCCACGTGGCTGAACGTATTTGAAAACGAAGAGGTTCGTCGTTTTATCTCACGAAAGAGACGTTCGACGGCATTCCGATTGCCATGGCGTTCGTATCTGCAATCGAGGCCGTGTCGATCGAGGGCAGTTTGGAGCCATTGAGCATCGTCGACGAGAAACACGGCGGTTTCGACGTCGTGTTTCTCGCGCAATTCGCTCAGGAAGATTTCGGTTAAACCAGTCGTATACGTGCTAAAAAGCCGTATGTGAAGGAATGTGTTTGTTTCAGGATCGATGGCGGCGTACAGCCAGTATTGCTGATCGTTGATTCGAATCACGGTTTCGTCGAGCGCAACGTGATTCGGGCTCGCACCGCCTTCGGGCTGTAGATCGGCCTTCTGTACCCAGTTGTGGACGGCCGTTCGAGAGCGTTCGACACCCAACCTCTCAAGAATCGAGATGGTATTCGAAAGTGATAGTCCTGCCACGTGCATCTGAATACCGAGTCGCATCGCGAACTCGGGTGTCCGCTGACGCTCCACAAAATCTAATTCGATCCAGTCGCTACCGTCGCTGAGGCGTGTGATTTCGGGCATAGAGCACTACGAAATCACCACGCCTCACTCTTCACGCTTAACTTGACACGACTGCGCCACACGGGTCAAGAGTTATGTACTGAGCTGTGGTACCATTGAACATGGTCGCGTACGATCGCATTCTCGTCCCGACCGACGGCTCCGACGGCGTCGAGCGGGCCATCGAACACGCCGTCGAGGTGGCGACGATTCACGGCGCGACCGTCCACGGACTCTACGTCCTCAACTCCGACGCCTACGCGGGGCTGGCGATGGAGTCGTCCTGGGAGAGCGTCGACAGCCTGCTCCGGGAGGACGCGGAGACGGCCGTCGCCCGGGTTCGGGAGATCGCGACCGAACGCTCGGAGACGGACGGGACCGCCGTCCCCGTACAGACGGCGGTGGTGGAGGGGAAGCCGAGCCGCGAGATCGTCCGCTACGCCGAGAACCAGGACTGCGACCTCGTCGTGATGGGAACGCACGGCCGCGGCGGCCTCGACCGACTCCTCCTCGGGAGCGTCGCCGAATCCGTCATCCGCGCCTCGTCGATCCCGGTGACGACCGTCCCCGTCGAGGCATAGCGCGACGGTCGGCTGTGCGACGACGTCAATTACCATCGGCGGGCCGCAGGTGCTCGCAGTCGCCCGCGTGGACGGTCCGCTCGCCGTCGTCGGTCCGGACGACGAGCGCGCCCGGAGACTCGACGTCGACGGCCTTCCCCTCGACGGTCCCGCCGGGCGTCTCGACGCGGACTGCACGGCCCAGTGTGACGGCGTGGTCGCGCCACGCGGGAAGAACCTCGTCCGGGTCGAGACCGTGGAACGTCTCGACCACCCGCTGACAGAAGCGCCGGCGGTCGGCAACGCCCCCCTCGGCGCGCACGCTCGTCGCCGTCCCGGGGAGGTCGGACGCGGCGACGTCGACGTTCGCACCCACGCCGACGATCAGCCAGGACACCCGATCGGCCTCCCCTTCCATCTCCGTCAGGACCCCCGCGAGCTTTCGCTCCGACCCGGCGACCAACACGTCGTTGGGCCACTTGATGACCGCATCGACCTCCGCTTCCCGACAGGCGCGGGTCACGGCTACCGCGGCCGCGAGGGTAAAAATCGGGACGTGTGCT
This window encodes:
- a CDS encoding universal stress protein, whose product is MVAYDRILVPTDGSDGVERAIEHAVEVATIHGATVHGLYVLNSDAYAGLAMESSWESVDSLLREDAETAVARVREIATERSETDGTAVPVQTAVVEGKPSREIVRYAENQDCDLVVMGTHGRGGLDRLLLGSVAESVIRASSIPVTTVPVEA
- a CDS encoding sodium:solute symporter family transporter is translated as MLENAPSSLNLTNQAALLFMFGGAFFGIGEVFMDNTFWQRAYAIRQEDVLKMFMLSGIGWALVPLAVASLAFVALAFGREPEQINQVAPLVAQVYGGQFAGWLFLVAVWSALASTTAASINALATLLMHDLLPRVKEGVTDDESLQYGKYLTVVVGVLGLLLSLPRILTMLQMLIFLGVINAAFIFPIVLGLWSEKTNPTGAFVAALVAIVGGYAVYFTVGNLQGIIASGWLSFLITAGSTVVWPSEFDWRKLQRAGRSAPEGGE
- a CDS encoding sodium:solute symporter family transporter; this translates as MALPWINVGIVLVLGLVFIGAGWYFSRRVEGADEYIVGSGKLGVAFGMTSLLAFWITGNTMLAAPESAYNFGITGALGYALIGGSGVVLFGFLSKRIHQVIPHGKSVGDYYGTRYDGKNYYLFIALLIVYVLGLIVTQGIGGGVLLEQIFEIPYMVSVVLTFAVVITYSYFGGFRSVAGVAYFQVLLILVVAIVVPPLVYFQVGFTPVYSGSRRKPTASAVG
- a CDS encoding biotin--[acetyl-CoA-carboxylase] ligase, yielding MTDTRRRLLDALAGADGPVSGPTLADRLGVSRAAVWKQVEALRAAGFDVESGADGYAVRSVPDYGGDAIAYGLDAPYAVEYHDRLPSTNDRARERAVEGATDRLVVAGEQTGGRGRLDRAWASPPGGVYASLLVRPDRPPAHVPIFTLAAAVAVTRACREAEVDAVIKWPNDVLVAGSERKLAGVLTEMEGEADRVSWLIVGVGANVDVAASDLPGTATSVRAEGGVADRRRFCQRVVETFHGLDPDEVLPAWRDHAVTLGRAVRVETPGGTVEGKAVDVESPGALVVRTDDGERTVHAGDCEHLRPADGN
- a CDS encoding M20 family metallo-hydrolase; translation: MEVSVDRLRDDIESTGEFGAIDVDRGHGRTVPTGSEADERAREYLVARLESAGLSVSVDAVGNVVGRWHPASADPDAPPVAAGSHLDSVPEGGIFDGPLGVYAALEAVRAMQEADVEPARPVDVVSFTEEEGHRFDTPLLGSKVATGALSVDEALDLTDDRGERLADVLSAIGYRGTDRLDAAAWDAWLELHVEQGTRLEERNVPVGVVTSVTGITHCRIDIDGEANHAGTTPMDRRRDAFLGAAEFALDVEDAANEVVETASDTAVATVGRVDLSPNGPNVVPGHVRLGLDIRDVEASSMAYLVRRARESLARIERQRGVETRLDRYVDIRPVDMSDRCRAAIHAGGDRSGVETMDLHSGAGHDTMEVARVTDAGLLFAPSRDGISHNPREWTDWTDCARATRVLAAALARLATAEPS
- a CDS encoding IclR family transcriptional regulator, with protein sequence MSTPLDGDEPSRLLKTAATTLDVLDALKETGGTTAAELAERLDLSETTTYNQLTTLREHEFVVKDGTEYRLSGKHLLFGEQVRQGNALYQHGREELEEIAAQTGEYAQLVIEQFGRGIIVYETRGDDAIGEAFQARLQQEAFDLHYTAAGKAILAHLPDARVGEIIADHGLTGRTAQTITDRDRLREELAEIRERGYAFNDEEQVEGLRVVGAPIRGPEGEVLGALSVSGPTSRMQDERYHEELPRLVTKTANLIEVNINMARRSEPA
- a CDS encoding IS6 family transposase — encoded protein: MPEITRLSDGSDWIELDFVERQRTPEFAMRLGIQMHVAGLSLSNTISILERLGVERSRTAVHNWVQKADLQPEGGASPNHVALDETVIRINDQQYWLYAAIDPETNTFLHIRLFSTYTTGLTEIFLSELREKHDVETAVFLVDDAQWLQTALDRHGLDCRYERHGNRNAVERLFREIKRRTSSFSNTFSHVEPTTAESWLQALAVWWNRCQS